The sequence gcctattcttgtccgcaaaacggacaagcggggccacggaacggagcaacggatgcggacagcacacggagtgctgtctgcatcttttgcggccccattgaagtgaatcggtACGCActtgagccgccaaaacggcggcttggatgcggaccaaaacaacggccgtgtgcatgaggcctttacaaCATGTCGCAGCCACCACAGCTCTCCCAGTATGACTGGTGTAACGCAGATGCACGTTCACAAAGATCCGCTGTGGACATGCAGTAGACACTGCTTAACCCTCGATCAGTATAAACTCAtttgtgggagatttatcaaactggtgtaaaggaaaactggcttagttgcccatagcaaccaatcagattccacctttcattttccaagggagctgtgaaaaatgaaaggtggaagccgattggttgctatgagcaacttagggctctttcacacttgcgttgtccggatccgtcgtgcactccatttgccggaggtgcccgccggatccggaaaaacgcaagtgaactgaaagcatttgaagacggatccgtcttcaaaatgcgttcagtgttgctatggcagccaggacgctattaaagtcctggttgccatagtagtagtggggagcggtggagcggtatacttacagtccgtgcggctcctggggcgctccagaatgacgttatccatgagcgtggggcgccctgacgtcactctggagcgcccggggagccgcacggactgtaagtatactgctcccccgctccccgctacactttactatggctgccaggactttagcgtcttggcagccatggtaaccattcagaaaaagctaaatgtcagctccggcaatgcgccgaaacgacgtttagcttaaggccggatccggattaatgcctttcaatgggcattaattccggatccggcattgcggcaagtgttccggatttttggccggagcaaaaagcgcagcatgctgcggtattttctccagccaaaaaacgttccgttccggaactgaagacatcctgatgcatcctgaacggatttctctccattcagaatgcattaggataatcctgatcaggattcttccggcatagagccccgacaacggaactctatgccggaagaaaagaacgcaagtgtgaaagagccctaagccagttctactttacaccagttggatAAAGCTCCCACACTATCTTCATAAATGTAAACGTCATGCTTACCTCAGAGCACGCTAAATGGCGAACGTTATTAAACCAATCGACATGTGCACGGCAGTGGTCAAATGCATGAATCAGCTCATGTGTCACCACGCGGTTCATGTGGGACTGATTGTGAATGTTATTCTGACACAGCACAatctggaggaaaaaaaaaaaaaaagttactttgGAGGTAACTTTGTTTTAAAAAAGGCCAGAAAGGgttaaagatgaaaaaaaaaaaaaaacacctcactCATTACTCACCTTACTAGTCCACCTCCATTGCTGGCCTAGTCCttgctgctctccacttcctggtcccagctcgacacacaggaaatggcttggctcagtcaatcactggccaaAAGGGTGGCCCAACTCAACCAGGGATCGGGCATTCCAAGCCATTTCCTGTGTGACGGGCCAGGAGCGGGATGTGAACCAGAGTCAGTGAGGTGAGCAATGCCTATTTTCTTTAAACCTTCCTGGCTTTTCATTATCAAGCCCCTCCAGACTAGGAAATACATCTGACAATCATATGGCGTCCCCCCTCACTTACTTCAGATGTATCCGCGTCAAAGCCTCCACTTACTGATCCGTCACAATCCTCGCAAGAAAAATGGCGGTCTctggaaactgtgctaaaaaggcAATACACTCACGTCAAAGTTATTTCTGCAGGAGCGGAACACATTCATATCCACAGCACTTTGATGGCACGTACAGTTATAtattcagcaacctccagcacccaGCTgtggggaaactacaactcccatctgcTAGtgtatcgctaacaagcatttgtAGTAACGCTTgtcagcgatgatctggcagtgtaatactggcgCCgactacccgatgaatgagcaaccgcgcgttcatcgggtaattggaatCTTTCAGCAGGTTTACAAATCATCCCTTGCtggtggcagatcgtgctgtggaaTCCTGATCTGTTGCCGGCAATcagtgattcagtatggggacaagcgatggcattagggATAACTCCTccatgacgagcaggcgattgccgggaaggaatacCTCCCTCTTCATAATCGCCTGTGTGATCTGCTAGTGTAATATTAGCATTAAGCTCCCTGaagactttgggggtcatttatcaaactggtgtaaagtagaacaggcttagtcgcccatagcaaccaatccaccTCTcaatttggacagctcctttcgaaaatgaaaggcggaatctgattggttgctatgggcgactaagcctgttctactttacaccagtttgataaatgacccccaagcagagattggcaGCCTATGCTGTATATGTGAGAAGCCTTTTGGATACATACCCTAGATACCAGATTTCCAAATGATATGAACTCAAGGAatgatttaaccccttcaaccaccGTGATGTACTGGTATGTCACGGTGGTCAAGGGAATGCATGGAGTgggctgctgcagtgagcccgctccaCACACAGGCACTCAGCCGCACTGACGAGGAACGGCGATCACGCCGAACTCCATTATTTTATACCACAGATGCTGCGATCAACACCGATGGTGGCATCTGTGAGGCAAGGCAGTGGAATGCAGTTCCCTCTGCCTTCCAATtggagcccccgcagtgaaattgtggggctccgatcggttaccaaggCGATATAGCTTTGCCATAGATATGAACGCTTACGTTTATTTAGAAAATCGAttttatccatatgcaaattacctctgaaAAGAGCCCAATAGGCTGTTCCTAACGTCTctggagcccagccgcacccATTCTGAAGGAGCCCAGCAACGCCCCGCGCCCCCTCCCTGTACTGCGCATGTGGCTCTTTTCAGAGGTAATTCGCATATTGATAAAATCTATTTTCTGAATAAACTAAAGCATTCATATCTATGTCAAAGGTATATTGCGGTATCATGCAAAATCTAggtgacagaattcctttaagtgaacctgtcaccaagGCGTTATCACATCTTTTAGGCATTGAAATGATGCTGTGATTCTGTAGATAGCGATAATCAGAGTCCATACTGTATACCCCTTATCCCTGTGAACCCTCTCGGTCAAAGTAGACAAGAGATGGGTCCATGACACACTCAAGTGCCCTTTCCTTAAATTTGCatgaaaggctactttcacatctgcgtttctcctttccggtattaagatccgtcataggatctcaatacgggaggaaaacacttcaggtttgtctccattcattgtcaatggggacaaaactgaactgaaaggagtacaccagaatgcattccgttccgtttggttgcgttcccataccgttcAGAAAAAACGCTGCGTTTGAgtgcatcctgggatgcggagcaaggcgaatctggcatgaaacacaatgcaagtcaataatgccggatccgttttcttggacagaaaaataaaaacggatctggttttagtgccggatctgttcataacggatgcagacggttgtattatcaggatagaagcgtttttgctgaaccctgcaggATCCAGATAAAacgtagatgtgaaagtagcctaatccagtAGAACCCCCTGCACTCACCATTAGGAAGCACAAGCCTCTAGTGATTTAGCCACTCACCTGGGTGATACCTACCTGCAATGGAATATGAAGCAATTATATTGATTCAGAATAGACACTTACCAACCAGACAGCTTCATGGCATCTAACAGTAGCTTGGCATATGGACCTGAGAAGCAGTAAGAGCAATCTGTTATAGTCGGCACTGATGCCCAATAATTTTACAAATCAGATGTATATACATGTAAGTTATTAGAGAGGAGTGACTCCATTTGCAGATTCACCAGAAAAATTCATTAAgagaatttaaaaataaataaaaattgccaaTTAAACCTGTTAAATGaagagtgtgtatgggaagtatgACATCATATAGCCCAGACTGCAGCAGGCCGTGAAAAGGAGCCATTAGGAAAGGGACAGCGTGGTCCCTTGTGTTTTTTGGGGTTAGGGTTGTTCGGTGGAGGTTATGGGTTCTGAAGATGCAGAAGTGGCTCCACATCACATGCCTCTAGGGGTCTTCAACTGGAAAAAGCCCAAGGCACCATATAAAATCCCAAtgtttattattaaaggggttatccgacccctataatgacccaacaatgcctgggcccctcatataggttatatttACCCCCCTTcccggtaagtataacctatatcaggggcctgggcattggggggggggggggggcatttaaaGGGTTTGCCTTAGATAAGTCAATATCTAGGACAAGCTCATGATATTATACTCACTATGTGATGCTGGTCCGCTCCTCTCGCTGTTTGTTTAcatcacatgaccgctgcagccaatcactgtcctcagcggtcTAACTTTAGGGACGTTAATAATCTACATTTTATAATTCACTATAGACTGTACAGTGATATGTGGACACAAaaggcaaaaaatataaaatgctcAAGCTGATTGGTTACCACAGGCAACTAAATCAGTAAAAACACCAGAAAACCCAGCCTGCAGTTACTGTGATAACTAATGAGCCTAtaagagaagggggaggggtgacaCTGGGACCACAGGCGCAGCACACCTACTGGTTTCCATGGTCAGCCGCAGCATTCTCTGGCACTTGTGGTTCGCTCCGCAGGATTTCGATTCGATCGGGTCCCTTGTGGTCTCCCAGCTCTCCCTGTCCGGGTACAGCGGGTAGCCATGCTGTCCATGCGCCGATCTGTCTTCCTCCATTTGTCTCCCCCTCTCACCTTTACAGCTATCTTACCATCCCGTCTGAACCTGCACAGGAAGCTGCCATCTTGGAACGGTTCCACGTGACGCCGTGACGTCATTGTCAGGCGGAACACTTTCAGCcatttttatttggggaaaaacaGAAAACGTTCGATGAAATTTTGGGATTTTTATTTTCTCTGCGAATGTATAGGATAAGCCACAGTACCCTCGCCTGGACGCTGGGGTGCGCTGTTGTATAATTCGGAGATGCCATCATATCCGGGGACGTTGGTCTCTATGGTTACTGCGTGGGCGCAGGGCATGCCGGGAGGCAGCGAATGGGAAGTGATAGTAGAGCAGCGGCTGAGTGAGGAGGTAAGTGTCAGGCATGTGTACTTCCATGGCCCTGGCACTG is a genomic window of Bufo bufo chromosome 1, aBufBuf1.1, whole genome shotgun sequence containing:
- the LOC120981058 gene encoding mitochondrial inner membrane protease ATP23 homolog isoform X1, which produces MEEDRSAHGQHGYPLYPDRESWETTRDPIESKSCGANHKCQRMLRLTMETSPYAKLLLDAMKLSGCTVSRDRHFSCEDCDGSVSGGFDADTSEIVLCQNNIHNQSHMNRVVTHELIHAFDHCRAHVDWFNNVRHLACSEIRAANLSGDCSLSNEISRFNFGLKQHHQACVRDRSLRSILAVRQISREAAEKAVDDVFQSCFNDYEPFGRIPYCKRDADMAYRDFKKQGRYYANL